A window of Ignavibacteriales bacterium contains these coding sequences:
- the bshA gene encoding N-acetyl-alpha-D-glucosaminyl L-malate synthase BshA has product MKIGITCYPTYGGSGVVATELGKALAAKGHQIHFISYAMPHRLTNFIENIYFHEVEMSNYPLFEFQLYTLALTSKMIEVVRYEKLDLIHVHYAIPHAVSGYLAREISRKTNGDLKIITTLHGTDITLVGLEPSFLPLVKFSIEESCGVTAVSRFLKEKTITNYNIEKDIVVINNFIDSNLFKPREDDLFRERIAPNKEKILIHTSNFRPVKRVQDVIKIFAKVQKEIPSKLILIGDGPDRSECEMLTRELGLNKNVHFLGKQDGLAEILGASDLFLMPSQSESFGLAALEGMSCGLPVISSSVGGLPELNIHNETGFIAEFGDTDRMAKYAIDLLSNEKKYQDFSQNARNRAVNVFEKDIIVPQYENYYKKILGV; this is encoded by the coding sequence ATGAAAATTGGAATAACCTGTTACCCAACTTATGGTGGCAGCGGTGTTGTAGCTACTGAACTCGGTAAAGCTCTTGCCGCCAAAGGACATCAAATTCATTTCATTAGTTATGCAATGCCACACCGACTTACAAATTTTATAGAGAATATTTATTTTCACGAAGTTGAAATGAGCAATTATCCACTTTTTGAGTTTCAGCTATATACACTTGCACTTACAAGTAAGATGATTGAAGTAGTTCGCTATGAAAAGCTGGATCTCATTCATGTTCACTACGCAATTCCTCATGCAGTCAGCGGCTACCTTGCAAGGGAAATTTCCAGAAAAACAAATGGAGATTTGAAAATAATAACTACTCTGCATGGAACGGACATAACACTTGTTGGGTTAGAACCTTCATTCCTTCCATTAGTAAAGTTTAGCATTGAGGAAAGCTGCGGAGTTACTGCTGTTTCAAGATTCCTAAAAGAAAAAACAATAACAAATTACAATATTGAAAAAGATATTGTTGTTATCAATAATTTCATAGATTCCAATTTATTCAAACCGAGAGAAGATGATTTATTTAGAGAACGAATAGCCCCCAACAAAGAAAAAATTCTTATCCATACTTCTAATTTCAGACCTGTAAAACGTGTACAGGATGTAATAAAAATATTTGCAAAAGTGCAAAAAGAAATTCCAAGTAAACTTATTTTAATAGGTGATGGACCTGATAGAAGTGAGTGTGAAATGCTGACAAGAGAATTAGGTTTGAACAAGAATGTTCACTTCCTTGGTAAACAGGATGGACTTGCAGAAATACTTGGTGCTTCCGACTTATTCCTGATGCCGTCGCAATCGGAAAGCTTTGGTTTAGCAGCTCTCGAAGGAATGTCCTGTGGACTTCCTGTTATTAGTTCAAGTGTTGGTGGTTTACCAGAATTAAATATTCATAATGAAACTGGTTTTATTGCAGAGTTTGGTGATACAGATAGAATGGCAAAATATGCAATAGATCTTTTAAGCAACGAAAAGAAATATCAGGATTTTTCCCAAAATGCGCGCAACCGCGCCGTAAATGTTTTTGAAAAAGATATTATCGTTCCCCAATATGAAAATTATTATAAGAAAATTTTAGGTGTTTAG
- a CDS encoding carbohydrate kinase family protein, whose product MKYLLIGHSVEDHIHISEKETVSPGGIFYSALGLSNFVEPDDEIFLLTAIDKKTENLFSSLYKELNQVYFQYVENIPKVHLRILETTERCEYYENILQNLDVRNINSLNEFNGILMNMITGFDVTLQDLNFIRKNYTGLIYLDIHTLSRGLDEKNQRYFRPIPNMEGWISAADIIQVNEHEIFTLSNKKTEFEAARDILKIGLKYLIVTKGGLGARIFWIEDNELRSHFISAIKINSINKVGCGDVFGSLFFNYFIKHQDFQKALTLANTAAGFATSYSNINEFKKLKDDTFARFN is encoded by the coding sequence ATGAAGTATTTATTAATTGGTCATTCGGTGGAAGATCATATCCACATTAGTGAAAAGGAGACTGTAAGCCCAGGTGGAATATTTTATTCAGCACTCGGACTTTCAAATTTTGTTGAACCTGATGATGAAATTTTTCTTTTAACGGCGATTGATAAGAAAACAGAAAATTTGTTTTCATCTTTATACAAAGAATTAAACCAGGTTTATTTTCAGTATGTTGAAAATATTCCAAAGGTTCACTTAAGGATTTTAGAAACCACTGAGCGATGTGAGTATTATGAGAATATATTACAGAACCTTGATGTGAGGAACATAAATTCTTTAAATGAATTTAATGGAATTCTTATGAATATGATTACTGGTTTTGATGTTACTTTGCAGGATCTAAATTTTATAAGAAAGAATTATACTGGATTAATTTACCTGGATATCCATACTCTTTCCCGTGGACTTGATGAAAAGAATCAAAGGTATTTTAGACCAATACCAAATATGGAAGGCTGGATTTCCGCTGCTGACATAATTCAAGTGAATGAACACGAAATATTTACTTTAAGTAACAAGAAAACTGAATTTGAAGCTGCAAGAGATATACTTAAAATTGGATTGAAATATTTAATTGTTACTAAAGGAGGATTGGGTGCAAGAATATTTTGGATTGAAGATAATGAGTTGAGATCTCATTTCATTTCAGCAATAAAAATAAATTCCATAAATAAAGTTGGATGCGGAGATGTTTTTGGATCGCTATTTTTTAATTATTTTATTAAACATCAAGATTTTCAAAAAGCTCTAACGCTGGCTAATACAGCAGCCGGGTTTGCAACATCCTATTCAAATATTAACGAGTTTAAGAAACTAAAAGATGATACATTCGCACGATTTAATTAA
- a CDS encoding SDR family oxidoreductase, with protein sequence MIHSHDLIKRRILITGANGMLGQRLVKFFLSQKNTELLQTSLEPDSCIKEVNYLSCELTKRDSVKKMIFDFVPDVIINTAAFTNVDLSESERETAWKVNVHSVEYLAETSRIIDAHLIHISTDYVFDGINGPYTENDIPKPIGYYGRTKLASENVIKLISTSYTIIRTNVLYGSVVYGRADFVRWVVANLRDGKVIRIVTDQINNPTFTDDVVGAINCIIEFEKQGIYNIGGAELLSRYDFTLRIADYFKLDKNLIIPIKTEVLKQPASRPLKSGLVNLKAETELNYKPRTIEETFYSIKKEIGL encoded by the coding sequence ATGATACATTCGCACGATTTAATTAAAAGAAGAATTTTGATAACCGGTGCTAACGGAATGCTTGGACAAAGACTGGTTAAGTTTTTTCTTTCACAAAAAAATACTGAATTACTCCAAACATCACTGGAACCTGATAGCTGCATTAAAGAAGTTAATTACTTGTCTTGCGAACTGACAAAAAGAGATAGCGTAAAGAAAATGATTTTTGATTTCGTCCCGGATGTAATTATCAATACTGCTGCATTTACAAATGTAGATCTAAGTGAATCTGAAAGAGAAACAGCATGGAAGGTTAATGTGCATAGTGTAGAATACCTTGCCGAAACTTCACGCATTATTGATGCACACTTAATTCATATATCCACTGATTATGTGTTTGATGGAATTAATGGACCATATACTGAAAATGATATTCCTAAACCAATTGGTTATTACGGACGAACAAAACTTGCGAGCGAAAACGTAATAAAATTAATCAGTACGAGTTATACAATAATAAGAACAAATGTACTTTATGGTTCAGTCGTTTATGGTAGAGCGGATTTTGTAAGGTGGGTGGTGGCAAATTTGCGTGATGGAAAAGTAATTAGGATTGTTACAGATCAAATTAATAATCCAACTTTTACTGATGATGTTGTTGGAGCAATAAATTGCATTATTGAATTTGAAAAACAAGGTATATATAACATAGGTGGTGCAGAGTTATTATCGCGTTACGATTTCACGCTTCGGATAGCTGATTATTTTAAGTTAGATAAAAATTTGATTATCCCGATTAAAACTGAAGTTTTAAAACAACCAGCATCCCGTCCCTTAAAATCTGGTTTGGTGAATTTAAAAGCTGAGACTGAACTTAACTATAAACCGCGTACTATTGAAGAAACATTTTATTCGATTAAAAAAGAAATAGGATTATAA